In Nostoc piscinale CENA21, the genomic stretch TCACAAAGGCATAATCACCTTTAATATCCACAACTTCACCTTGAGTCTCAAACAAGTAAGCCGGAAAACGAGTGTCGCTGGCTGTGGCTTCAACGCTGTTTTCTAGCTTTTCGCGGATAGCACGAACAATGTCTCCTTTTTTGACTGGCATATATTCCCCTCTGAAGTTTGCAGATTGTCTCATAGAGGATTTTAGCTTGCGACATGATACCAAATCTCAGAGCGATCGCTTTGAGGTATTTAATTTATCCATAACATCTCAAACTATTTCTCTATTTAAAACCAGTAATCCCAGGACTTACCCACAAAGATTTTCTGCGGAGATTGGGTCAAGGAGTGTAAGGGTTTTAGATACATACACCCCTTCACCCTTACACCCAGTCCCAACGGAAAATTTCTGAAATCAAACAGTTGGAACTT encodes the following:
- a CDS encoding NAD(P)H-quinone oxidoreductase subunit O is translated as MPVKKGDIVRAIREKLENSVEATASDTRFPAYLFETQGEVVDIKGDYAFVKFGQVPTPNIWLRLDQLEQFK